A window from Dromaius novaehollandiae isolate bDroNov1 chromosome 1, bDroNov1.hap1, whole genome shotgun sequence encodes these proteins:
- the LOC112990956 gene encoding hyaluronidase-1-like: protein MDVWVKWIAISVLLTVVCGQLLKQAKAPLLLHKPFVVLWNAPTEQCRLRYKVDLDLGVFDIASNTNETLSGSNVTIFYHTHLGYYPYYSDNGDPVNGGVPQNESLIKHLNKAKSDIDYSIPMKKFQGLAVIDWENWRPQWDRNWGNKTIYRNKSLEMVRRRHPQWSEDKIRKVAKEEFENAGKSFMNNTILLAEHMRPNGLWGYYLYPDCYNYDYKEHPETYTGKCPAIESSRNDLLLWLWKESTALYPSIYLDYILKSSPNALKFVHYRVKEAIRIASIARKDYVLPVFVYSRPFYAYTFHVLTETDLVNTIGESAALGAAGVVLWGSMQYASSKESCSTVKRYIDGPLGHYVINVTSAAKLCSKVLCKKNGRCIRKNSDSSAYLHLSSNNFKIQVHHSEMGPRFQVTGKPSLKNIEAMRQRFMCQCYQGWTGIFCELPDQTLMERWVRFVFSRSRKQKLYILLLGAMQLLLLYTAH from the exons ATGGATGTCTGGGTCAAATGGATAGCAATTTCAGTGCTGCTTACTGTGGTCTGTGGCCAATTACTGAAGCAGGCAAAGGCCCCTCTACTTCTCCACAAGCCTTTCGTTGTTCTCTGGAATGCACCCACTGAACAGTGCAGGCTGCGGTATAAAGTGGACCTGGATCTTGGTGTTTTTGACATTGCATCAAACACCAATGAGACTTTGAGTGGATCGAATGTGACAATCTTTTATCACACTCATTTGGGATACTATCCCTACTACTCGGATAATGGAGATCCTGTGAATGGAGGTGTGCCACAAAATGAAAGTCTTATCAAACACCTTAATAAAGCAAAGTCTGACATTGACTATTCCATACCCATGAAGAAATTCCAAGGACTTGCAGTCATTGACTGGGAAAACTGGAGACCCCAGTGGGATAGGAACTGGGGCAATAAAACCATTTATAGAAATAAATCTCTTGAGATGGTTAGGAGACGGCACCCTCAGTGGTCAGAGGACAAAATTAGGAAAGTAGCTAAAGAGGAATTTGAAAATGCTGGCAAGAGCTTTATGAACAACACTATCCTTCTGGCTGAACATATGAGACCAAACGGTTTGTGGGGTTACTATCTTTACCCAGACTGCTACAATTATGATTACAAAGAACACCCAGAAACTTACACAGGCAAATGCCCAGCCATTGAATCTTCCCGAAATGATCTCCTGCTTTGGCTGTGGAAGGAAAGTACTGCTCTCTACCCTTCTATATATCTGGATTATATATTGAAGTCAAGTCCAAATGCACTAAAATTCGTTCACTATCGGGTTAAAGAGGCAATACGTATTGCCTCAATTGCTAGAAAAGACTAtgttttgcctgtttttgttTACTCCAGACCATTTTATGCCTATACTTTTCATGTTTTAACAGAG acTGATCTGGTGAATACGATTGGTGAGAGTGCTGCCTTGGGAGCAGCTGGAGTTGTTCTTTGGGGGAGTATGCAATATGCCAGCTCAAAG GAGAGCTGTTCAACTGTGAAACGATACATTGACGGCCCCTTAGGGCATTATGTCATTAACGTGACTTCTGCAGCCAAACTCTGTAGCAAAGTCCTGTGCAAGAAGAATGGAAGATGTATCCGCAAAAACAGTGACTCCTCTGCTTACCTCCATTTGTCATCCAATAATTTTAAGATTCAAGTCCATCACTCTGAGATGGGCCCAAGATTCCAGGTGACTGGAAAACCAAGCCTGAAAAATATAGAAGCCATGAGGCAGCGATTCATGTGTCAGTGTTACCAAGGCTGGACAGGAATATTTTGTGAACTACCTGACCAAACGCTAATGGAGCGCTGGGTTCGCTTTGTGTTCAGTAGATCAAGAAAACAGAAGCTTTATATCCTCCTCTTAGGAGCCATGCAGCTTCTTCTCCTTTATACTGCACACTAA